One Paramisgurnus dabryanus chromosome 9, PD_genome_1.1, whole genome shotgun sequence DNA segment encodes these proteins:
- the LOC135769356 gene encoding extracellular calcium-sensing receptor-like — MICFLYTLLLFHHLNAKVENTRCKIMGDPKYPLLSKDGDITIGAIFPLHAKETLPSFEFTQKPQLLSCSSVSPRDFRLAQTMIFAIEEINRNESFLPNVSIGYRIYDSCGSRLSSVSAIMALMNDQEFAAGNRCNGQSPIHAIIGETESATTIILSRTTGPFKIPVISHSASCECLSNRRDYPSFFRTIASDYHQGRALALLVKHLGWTWVGAVNSDNDYGNNGMATFLKTAQEEGICVEYSVKFYRTEPEKLLKVVKTMKQGTAKVVVAFLALFETGLLIEQLSIQNITGLQMIGVVGWSASKNLITPNTFHVMGGSLGLALRKLHIEGFSDYVNKSFWKTAFPCSKRDGNYSQAELNCSRYQDLFVLKNYNEDVSEQRFSSNVYKAVYAVAYAMHSLLRCKEQEFCEKSLTIKPQQVVEALKKVNFTDTFGDKVWFDSTGATVAQYEVVNWQKDSDGSFQFKAVGYYDASLHPDQRFFINTETIIWAGGQREKPRSVCSESCPPGTRKAAQKGRPVCCYDCITCADGEISNETDSNNCQQCPGEYWSNTRKIQCVLKAVEFLSFTEVMGIVLVFFSLFGVGITVLVAILFYSKKDTPIVKANNSELSFLLLFSLILCFLCSLTFIGRPTEWSCMLRHTAFGITFVLCISCVLGKTLVVLMAFKATLPGSNVMKWFGPAQQRLSVFALTLIQVVICVLWLTISPPFPHKNIKYYKERIILECSLGSTVGFWAVLGYIGLLALLCFILAFLARTLPDNFNEAKFITFSMLIFCAVWITFIPAYVSSPGKFTVAVEIFAILASSFGLLLCIFAPKCYIMLFKPEKNTKQHLMGKTQTKSY, encoded by the exons ATGATTTGTTTTCTATACACACTCTTGCTATTCCATCACCTTAACGCAAAGGTGGAAAATACTCGTTGTAAAATAATGGGGGACCCTAAATACCCGCTGCTGTCAAAGGATGGAGACATAACTATTGGAGCAATTTTTCCACTACACGCTAAAGAAACATTACCTTCATTTGAATTCACACAAAAACCTCAGCTTCTATCATGCTCCAG TGTGAGTCCTAGAGATTTTCGGTTGGCTCAAACCATGATTTTTGCGATTGAGGAGATTAACAGGAATGAAAGTTTTCTTCCAAATGTTTCTATTGGCTATAGAATCTATGATAGCTGTGGTTCGAGACTGTCCTCTGTGAGTGCAATTATGGCACTAATGAACGATCAGGAGTTTGCAGCAGGGAACAGATGCAATGGACAGTCTCCTATTCATGCTATTATAGGGGAAACAGAGTCAGCCACCACAATTATTCTGTCTAGAACCACAGGACCTTTTAAAATTCCAGTG ATAAGTCACTCAGCCTCGTGTGAGTGTCTCAGTAACAGGAGAGATTACCCTTCATTCTTCAGGACTATTGCTAGTGATTATCACCAGGGCAGAGCACTTGCACTCTTGGTCAAGCACTTAGGCTGGACTTGGGTTGGAGCTGTGAACAGTGACAATGATTATGGGAACAATGGAATGGCCACATTTCTAAAAACAGCACAGGAGGAGGGGATTTGTGTCGAGTACTCTGTGAAATTCTACAGAACAGAGCCCGAAAAACTCCTAAAAGTGGTAAAAACAATGAAGCAGGGCACAGCAAAAGTGGTTGTTGCATTTCTTGCATTGTTTGAGACCGGGTTACTAATTGAGCAACTAAGTATTCAAAACATTACAGGCCTACAAATGATTGGTGTGGTTGGATGGTCAGCTTCAAAGAATTTGATAACGCCAAACACATTTCATGTGATGGGAGGGTCATTAGGGCTTGCTTTAAGAAAACTCCATATTGAAGGATTTTCTgattatgttaataaatcattttgGAAAACAGCTTTTCCATGCTCAAAAAGAGATGGTAATTATTCTCAAGCTGAATTAAACTGCAGCAGATATCAGGATCTATTTGTGCTAAAAAATTACAATGAAGATGTGTCTGAACAAAGATTTTCAAGCAATGTCTACAAAGCAGTGTATGCTGTTGCTTATGCAATGCACAGTCTGCTGAGGTGCAAAGAACAAGAATTTTGTGAAAAATCCCTGACAATAAAACCACAACAG GTGGTTGAAGctcttaaaaaagtaaatttcaCAGATACATTTGGAGATAAAGTGTGGTTTGACAGCACTGGTGCTACAGTAGCCCAGTATGAAGTTGTGAACTGGCAGAAGGACTCTGATGGATCATTTCAGTTTAAAGCAGTGGGTTACTATGATGCCTCCCTGCACCCTGACCAGCGCTTTTTCATTAACACTGAAACCATAATCTGGGCTGGAGGACAGCGAGAG AAGCCAAGGTCTGTGTGCAGTGAGAGTTGTCCTCCAGGCACTAGGAAGGCTGCACAGAAAGGAAGACCTGTCTGCTGTTATGACTGTATTACATGTGCAGATGGAGAAATTAGTAATGAGACAG ATTCAAATAACTGCCAGCAGTGTCCAGGGGAATACTGGTCTAATACTAGAAAAATTCAATGTGTGTTAAAGGCTGTAGAGTTTCTGTCATTCACAGAAGTTATGGGTATAGTGTTAGTCTTTTTCTCTCTGTTTGGAGTAGGAATAACTGTACTGGTGGCCATCCTGTTTTACAGTAAGAAGGACACTCCCATAGTAAAAGCCAACAACTCAGAGCTGAGCTtcctgttgctcttctcattgATTCTGTGTTTTCTCTGTTCACTTACTTTCATTGGTCGCCCCACTGAGTGGTCCTGTATGTTGCGTCACACAGCATTTGGGATCACTTTTGTCCTCTGTATCTCCTGTGTTCTGGGGAAAACACTAGTGGTGTTAATGGCATTCAAGGCCACACTTCCAGGAAGTAATGTCATGAAATGGTTTGGGCCTGCACAACAAAGACTCAGTGTTTTTGCCTTAACGCTTATACAAGTTGTTATCTGTGTGCTTTGGCTAACAATATCTCCTCCTTTTcctcataaaaatataaaatattataaggAGAGGATTATTCTTGAATGCAGTCTGGGTTCTACTGTAGGTTTCTGGGCTGTGTTGGGTTATATTGGCCTACTGGCTCTCTTGTGCTTCATTCTGGCTTTTCTGGCACGGACGCTGCCTGATAACTTCAATGAAGCTAAATTCATCACATTCAGTATGCTCATATTCTGTGCTGTATGGATCACATTTATTCCAGCTTATGTCAGTTCACCTGGAAAATTTACTGTAGCTGTGGAAATATTTGCCATTCTAGCATCAAGCTTTGGTTTATTACTTTGCATATTTGCACCTAAATGTTACATCATGCTGTTTAAGcctgaaaaaaatactaagcaaCATTTGATGGGAAAAACACAAACTAAGTCTTACTGA